CGACGAAGCGGTCCGACGGATTCTCGAACTGAAGGTCGACCTCGGCCTGTTCGAGCAGCCGACGGTCGACGAATCCCGCATCGAGAACGTCCTCGGCGGCGCACAGGAGGCGTCCGAAACGATGGCCAAGGAGTCGCTGGTCCTCCTGAAAAACAACGAGGACACGCTCCCGCTCTCGGGCGATGAGAGCGTCCTGCTGACCGGGCCCGGCGTCGACGCCGACGGCAACAACACCCGCGCGCTGATGCAACACGGCGGCTGGACGCTCGGCTGGCAGGGGGCCAGCGCCGGCGGTCCGTATCCCCGCCAGAACCTCCTCGTCGACGAACTGGACTCCCGTGTCGGGAGTCTCACGCACGTCCCCACGTCGTACGAGAACACGACCTGGTTCAACGGCCAAGGCGACGGCGAGAACCAGCAGAGCGACGAGAACGGGAACTTCGACTTCACCGACGAACAGCGGTCACAGGTCGAGTCGGCGGCCCCCGCCTCTGACGCCGTCGTCGTCGTCATCGGCGAAGGGACCCACAACGAAGGGTTCGGCGACCGGGACGAACTGGTCCTTGATGAGGCCCAGCAGGCACTGCTCGATACTGTCGTCGAGTCCACCGACGATTCGACGCCGATTATCGGCGTCATGCTCGCCGGCGCACCGCGGGGCTCCCCGGACACGTTCGAGCAGCTCGACGCCCTCCTGTTTGCCGGTCAGCCCGGCAGTGACGGCGGGGTCGCCATCGCCGAGACGCTGGTCGGCGAGAACAATCCTTCGGGCAAGCTCCCGTTCAGTTGGCCCGAGAACGTCGGCACAACGCCCGTGCAGTACAACCGCTACGACCCGACGTCGACGGGCGCGACGGACAACACAGCCATCTTCGAGTACGGCCACGGGCTCTCCTACACCGACTTCGAGTACGGGAACGTCTCGGTCACACAGCCCACCGTCGGCAATCCGGCTAATCAGTCCGAGGTGACCGTCAGCGTCGAGGTGACGAACACCGGTGACATGGCCGGCGAACACATCGTCGAGGTGTTCAACACCCAGTCCTACGGCTCGGTTCTCCAGCCGATGCGCCGACTGCTCGGCTACGAACGTGTCTCACTGGATTCCGGTGAGTCGACCACAGTGGACGTGCCCGCCGACCTCACTGCGCTGGAAGTCGTGCCCGGTGACGTGCTCGGACTCGCCCCGAAGGTCGTCGAAGCCGGTGCGTACGAACTCACTGTCGGCCAGGACGGCCCGACGACAACGCTGACCGTGCAGAACACGGCGAGCATCACCGACCCGGACCCCGTTCCGGGCCTCCCCGATGGCTCTGGCGGCAACCCCGGTCGGGGTAACGGAAACGGGAATAACGGTAACGGAAACAACGGTAACGAGAATAACAACAATCGCGACCCGACGATGGAAGACGTCGTCGACCTCCTCGATGAGGTTCGCCGGCGTTCCTGAGAGGGCCACCGCGGTCTAATACCGCCTGTTTCGGGGACAGCACTATCCCGCAGACCACTACCCCGCGTCGACACACGTCGGCCCGCTCCCACTAGTTGTTATATACTCTCGGAGACACGAACTGACACGGCGGCCCTGTAATATGGGACCATCCGACATGCTCTGACCCGTTCACTATGCCTGACTTCACACGCCAGCCGAACGCGACAGTTCGGGACCGACTCCAGCAGTACGGA
The Haloarcula sp. CBA1129 genome window above contains:
- a CDS encoding glycoside hydrolase family 3 N-terminal domain-containing protein, which translates into the protein MAHDTTDDGMRASRRAFLKATGVATAAAATGAGVGTAAAQQDVDTLIEDLTLEQKAAQMTQVAISSFEAEPEESNVPDSFGVDTVGEYFSELGIGSILSGGAEPPSFDANEVVQGINALQEYNLENADHDIPFLYGVDATHGNGLLEGATVFPQRLNMGATRDLDLIAEAERHTSDSTASMGAHWTFAPTTDLQRDPRWGRFFEGISEDPKLEADVSRVRARALENDDRLTACVKHFAAYSIPNNGNDRAPASTSMRDLRTNIFPPYREALESEPGTVMVNSGAINGVPAHASHWLLTTLLRDTYGYEGMVVSDWDDLNRMITNHDYAPDFETATEMAINAGVDMYMIGNGGDAPGPVQFIDTVVGLVEDGAIPMERIDEAVRRILELKVDLGLFEQPTVDESRIENVLGGAQEASETMAKESLVLLKNNEDTLPLSGDESVLLTGPGVDADGNNTRALMQHGGWTLGWQGASAGGPYPRQNLLVDELDSRVGSLTHVPTSYENTTWFNGQGDGENQQSDENGNFDFTDEQRSQVESAAPASDAVVVVIGEGTHNEGFGDRDELVLDEAQQALLDTVVESTDDSTPIIGVMLAGAPRGSPDTFEQLDALLFAGQPGSDGGVAIAETLVGENNPSGKLPFSWPENVGTTPVQYNRYDPTSTGATDNTAIFEYGHGLSYTDFEYGNVSVTQPTVGNPANQSEVTVSVEVTNTGDMAGEHIVEVFNTQSYGSVLQPMRRLLGYERVSLDSGESTTVDVPADLTALEVVPGDVLGLAPKVVEAGAYELTVGQDGPTTTLTVQNTASITDPDPVPGLPDGSGGNPGRGNGNGNNGNGNNGNENNNNRDPTMEDVVDLLDEVRRRS